The genomic DNA TTGTTGTGAATTTGCTAGACCATACATCAATCGTCAAATTTATGATGACACATACAATCCAAAAACAGCATTAAAAAGAGGTACTTTATTTCCTGAATTAGATTTAATAGAGTCAAATAACTATAATG from Clostridioides difficile ATCC 9689 = DSM 1296 includes the following:
- a CDS encoding spore coat associated protein CotJA, with amino-acid sequence MGYLKEDKQDYCCEFARPYINRQIYDDTYNPKTALKRGTLFPELDLIESNNYNDWLYANPKNRVRAKKGGNMY